A window of the Streptomyces sp. JB150 genome harbors these coding sequences:
- a CDS encoding LacI family DNA-binding transcriptional regulator encodes MTMSHPGGRRKPPTIHDVAREAGVSRGTVSRVLNGGHYVSPAAQEAVNAAIRKTGYVVNRHARSLITGRSDSVGFLLTEPQERFFEDPNFNVLLRGCTQALAAHDIALLLMLAGTGDERRRITRYITAGHVDGVLLVSSHSGDPVAQELREAGVPLVACGKPIGLGSKVSYVAADDRDGARDMVRHLLSLGRRRVGMVTGPLDTPGGVERLAGYKEVLAEAGLPVDDALIVSGDYSRASGEEGAERLLARAPDMDAVFVASDLMAQGVLTALARAGRRVPQDVAVGGFDDSPAAVAASPELTTIRQPWDRISAEMVRVLLAQIGGEDPAAVILPTELVKREST; translated from the coding sequence ATGACCATGAGCCATCCGGGGGGTCGGCGCAAGCCGCCGACGATTCACGACGTGGCGCGCGAGGCGGGTGTCTCGCGCGGCACGGTCTCGCGCGTGCTCAACGGCGGTCACTACGTCAGCCCGGCGGCGCAGGAGGCGGTCAACGCCGCGATCCGCAAGACGGGGTACGTGGTGAACCGGCACGCGCGCTCCCTGATCACCGGCCGCTCGGACTCGGTCGGCTTCCTGCTGACGGAGCCACAGGAGCGGTTCTTCGAGGACCCCAACTTCAACGTCCTGCTGCGCGGCTGCACCCAGGCGCTGGCCGCGCACGACATCGCGCTGCTGCTGATGCTGGCGGGCACCGGGGACGAGCGGCGGCGCATCACGCGGTACATCACCGCCGGGCACGTCGACGGGGTGCTGCTGGTCTCCAGCCACTCCGGCGACCCGGTCGCGCAGGAGCTGCGCGAGGCGGGGGTGCCGCTGGTGGCCTGCGGCAAGCCGATCGGGCTGGGCTCGAAGGTCAGCTATGTCGCCGCCGACGACCGGGACGGCGCCCGGGACATGGTCCGGCACCTGCTGTCCCTCGGGCGGCGCCGGGTGGGCATGGTGACCGGCCCGCTCGACACGCCCGGCGGTGTGGAGCGGCTGGCCGGCTACAAGGAGGTGCTGGCCGAGGCGGGCCTGCCCGTCGACGACGCCCTGATCGTCTCCGGCGACTACAGCCGGGCCAGCGGCGAGGAGGGCGCGGAGCGGCTGCTCGCCCGGGCGCCCGACATGGACGCCGTGTTCGTCGCCTCGGACCTGATGGCCCAGGGCGTGCTCACCGCGCTGGCGCGGGCCGGGCGCCGGGTGCCGCAGGACGTCGCCGTCGGCGGCTTCGACGACTCCCCCGCCGCCGTGGCCGCGAGCCCCGAGCTGACAACCATACGGCAGCCCTGGGACCGGATCAGCGCCGAGATGGTGCGGGTCCTGCTCGCCCAGATCGGGGGCGAGGACCCGGCGGCGGTGATCCTCCCGACGGAGCTGGTGAAGCGGGAATCGACCTGA
- a CDS encoding phospholipase D-like domain-containing protein, which yields MTNTQESPELTPRALHTPSEPTADDRVARIRRRLERLIGIAATEGNALTVLRNGDEIFPAMLAAIRAAEHTVDMMTFVYWKGDIAREFAEALADRARAGLRVRLLLDGFGSRLIETEQLETMRRAGVQVAWFRKPRHLSPLKQNHRCHRKVLVVDEETAFTGGVGIAEEWCGDARDPHEWRDTHVEVRGPAVDGIAAAFAQNWAECHDELFDERDRFIEHRPQGDAIVQVVRGSASLGWQDMQTLIRVMLESAEERFRLATAYFSPDAYFVGLLCAAARRGVDVEIVLPGPHTDKRVCRLAGQHFYEDLTACGVRIHEYQPTMMHAKVITVDRVAALIGSTNFNRRSLEHDEEVMLAVLDPAFTATLDEHFDEDAAASELVRPGRWKKRSLLQRTREAAVQPIRRFL from the coding sequence ATGACGAACACACAGGAATCTCCCGAGCTGACCCCGAGAGCCCTCCACACACCGAGTGAACCCACCGCCGACGACCGCGTCGCGCGGATACGGCGCCGTCTGGAGCGGCTGATCGGAATCGCCGCGACCGAGGGCAACGCGCTGACCGTCCTGCGCAACGGGGACGAGATCTTCCCCGCGATGCTGGCCGCGATCCGGGCAGCCGAGCACACCGTCGACATGATGACGTTCGTCTACTGGAAGGGCGACATCGCCCGCGAGTTCGCCGAGGCCCTCGCCGACCGCGCCCGCGCCGGGCTCAGGGTGCGGCTGCTGCTGGACGGGTTCGGCAGCCGGCTGATCGAGACCGAGCAGCTGGAGACGATGCGGCGGGCGGGAGTGCAGGTGGCGTGGTTTCGCAAGCCGCGGCATCTGTCCCCGCTGAAGCAGAACCACCGCTGCCACCGCAAGGTCCTCGTGGTCGACGAGGAGACCGCGTTCACCGGCGGGGTGGGCATAGCAGAGGAGTGGTGCGGCGACGCCCGCGACCCGCACGAGTGGCGCGACACCCATGTCGAGGTCCGCGGCCCGGCGGTGGACGGCATCGCCGCGGCGTTCGCGCAGAACTGGGCCGAGTGCCACGACGAGTTGTTCGACGAGCGGGACCGGTTCATCGAGCACCGCCCGCAGGGCGACGCGATCGTGCAGGTGGTGCGCGGCTCGGCCAGCCTGGGCTGGCAGGACATGCAGACCCTCATACGCGTGATGCTGGAGTCGGCCGAGGAACGCTTCCGCCTGGCCACCGCCTATTTCTCCCCGGACGCCTACTTCGTCGGGCTGCTGTGCGCCGCCGCGCGACGCGGGGTCGACGTGGAGATCGTGCTGCCCGGGCCGCACACCGACAAGCGGGTCTGCCGGCTCGCCGGGCAGCACTTCTACGAGGACCTCACCGCGTGCGGGGTGAGGATCCACGAGTACCAGCCGACGATGATGCACGCCAAGGTCATCACCGTCGACCGGGTCGCCGCGCTGATCGGTTCGACCAACTTCAACCGCCGCTCCCTGGAGCACGACGAGGAGGTCATGCTCGCCGTGCTGGACCCGGCTTTCACCGCCACCCTGGACGAGCACTTCGACGAGGACGCCGCGGCCAGTGAACTGGTCAGGCCGGGCCGCTGGAAGAAGCGCTCCCTCCTCCAGCGGACCCGCGAGGCGGCCGTGCAGCCCATCCGCCGGTTCCTGTGA
- a CDS encoding ATP-binding protein yields MDDSSLRAVGWARSLPLSTGPKAARDWTRDHLESLGWTRSHPQTVDDVLLTVSELVTNAHVHAHSTARLVMAWDGQCLHITVHDDDAALPTPREPSQDRPGGRGMLLVDALADEWEARRCPHGKSVTACFRPSAT; encoded by the coding sequence GTGGATGATTCGTCCCTGCGAGCGGTGGGCTGGGCACGCTCGCTGCCCTTGAGTACCGGCCCGAAAGCGGCACGCGACTGGACCCGCGACCATCTGGAGTCCCTCGGCTGGACGCGCAGCCACCCGCAGACCGTGGACGACGTGCTGCTGACCGTCTCCGAACTCGTCACCAATGCCCACGTCCACGCGCACTCCACCGCCCGGCTCGTGATGGCCTGGGACGGCCAGTGCCTGCACATCACCGTGCACGACGACGACGCCGCCCTGCCCACACCGCGCGAGCCCAGCCAGGACCGCCCCGGCGGGCGGGGGATGCTTCTCGTCGACGCCCTGGCCGACGAATGGGAAGCCCGTCGCTGCCCGCACGGCAAGTCGGTGACCGCCTGCTTCCGCCCGTCGGCCACGTGA
- a CDS encoding helix-turn-helix domain-containing protein: MAAAHSVSLRTVHRVFQAHETTVCDVIRRARRSRCRRDLADPRDASPVRAIGARWGCPRPSEFTRAFRAATGMTPTQFRALVQKRF; this comes from the coding sequence GTGGCGGCGGCGCACAGCGTGTCCCTGCGCACCGTGCACCGCGTCTTCCAGGCGCACGAGACCACCGTGTGCGACGTCATCCGGCGGGCACGCAGGTCCCGTTGCCGCCGGGACCTCGCGGACCCGCGCGACGCGAGCCCCGTCCGGGCGATCGGCGCCCGCTGGGGTTGTCCACGGCCCTCCGAGTTCACCCGGGCCTTCCGCGCGGCGACCGGCATGACCCCGACGCAGTTCCGTGCCCTGGTGCAGAAACGTTTCTGA
- a CDS encoding arylamine N-acetyltransferase: MSETTPFDLDAYLRRIGWDGPLGADPATLRGLHLAHSLSIPFENLEALHSRAPSLAPGDLMAKLVESRRGGYCYEHNLLFSYALQALGFRVTMLAARVALGADRVESRPRSHMALLVTVDGDPSPYLADVGFGTVGALLEPVPLTAGTEFHGAGRRHRLVPASHGGPLPVWTLEAYDRTGGEWVAQYAFTVEPFEPADYEMFNWFVGTSPRSPFTRRLYIQRTTSDGHLLLEDRLLTETGDDGTVRKRELAGEAEVRRVLDVDFGIAVPEGMSLTP; the protein is encoded by the coding sequence ATGTCCGAAACGACACCGTTCGATCTCGACGCCTATCTCCGCAGAATCGGCTGGGACGGCCCCCTCGGTGCCGACCCGGCGACGCTGCGGGGGCTGCATCTGGCCCACTCCCTGTCGATCCCGTTCGAGAACCTGGAGGCGCTGCACAGCAGGGCGCCGTCCCTGGCCCCGGGTGATCTCATGGCCAAGCTGGTGGAGAGCCGGCGGGGTGGCTACTGCTACGAGCACAACCTGCTGTTCTCGTACGCGCTGCAAGCGCTCGGCTTCCGGGTGACCATGCTCGCCGCACGCGTCGCTCTCGGCGCCGACCGCGTCGAGAGCCGCCCGCGCTCCCACATGGCCCTGCTCGTCACGGTGGACGGCGATCCGTCGCCGTACCTCGCCGACGTCGGCTTCGGGACGGTCGGGGCGCTGCTGGAGCCCGTGCCGCTGACCGCGGGGACCGAGTTCCACGGCGCGGGGCGCCGCCACCGGCTCGTGCCCGCGTCGCACGGCGGGCCGCTGCCGGTGTGGACGCTGGAGGCGTACGACCGAACCGGCGGGGAGTGGGTCGCGCAGTACGCGTTCACCGTGGAGCCGTTCGAGCCGGCCGACTACGAGATGTTCAACTGGTTCGTGGGGACGAGCCCGCGGTCGCCGTTCACCCGGCGGCTGTACATCCAGCGGACCACGTCCGACGGGCATCTCCTCCTGGAGGACCGCCTCCTCACCGAGACCGGCGACGACGGCACGGTCCGCAAGCGGGAACTGGCCGGTGAGGCCGAGGTGCGCCGGGTGCTGGACGTCGACTTCGGCATCGCCGTGCCGGAGGGGATGTCGCTGACCCCGTGA
- a CDS encoding SseB family protein, with protein sequence MDTPAENGTTPAQRALDALARNTEDAAALDTLAHSDVLVPVPDDVPEEDATDPSAVALPVLEQPDGVPVVPVFTSELEMAGLLPYVSRYRLVPLGALAAQWPSDDLSLTIDASSAHGLTLTSDGVRTLLARP encoded by the coding sequence ATGGACACACCCGCCGAGAACGGCACCACCCCCGCGCAGCGGGCGCTCGACGCCCTCGCCCGGAACACCGAGGATGCCGCCGCGCTGGACACGCTCGCCCACAGCGACGTGCTCGTCCCGGTGCCCGACGACGTCCCCGAGGAGGACGCGACCGACCCCAGCGCCGTGGCGCTGCCCGTACTGGAACAGCCGGACGGCGTGCCGGTGGTGCCCGTGTTCACCTCCGAGCTGGAGATGGCCGGGCTGCTGCCGTACGTCTCCCGCTACCGGCTGGTCCCGCTGGGCGCGCTGGCCGCGCAGTGGCCCTCGGACGATCTTTCCCTCACCATCGACGCCAGCTCGGCGCACGGCCTGACGCTGACCTCGGACGGCGTGCGCACCCTGCTGGCCCGCCCCTGA
- the katG gene encoding catalase/peroxidase HPI gives MAENPDAIVTDPKTEGTGGCPVAHGRALHPTQGGGNRQWWPERLNLKILAKNPPVANPLGEDFDYAEAFQSLDLPAVKRDIAEVLTTSQDWWPADFGHYGPLIIRMAWHSAGTYRISDGRGGAGAGQQRFAPLNSWPDNANLDKARRLLWPVKKKYGQSLSWADLMILAGNVALETMGFKTFGFAGGREDVWEPEEDVYWGPETTWLDDQRYSGDRELENPLGAVQMGLIYVNPEGPNGNPDPLAAARDIRETFRRMAMNDEETVALIAGGHTFGKTHGAGPADHVGNDPEAASMEEQGLGWKSTYGTGKGADTITSGLEVTWTSTPTRWSNGFFKNLFEFEYELTESPAGAKQWVAKDAPEIIPDAHDPAKKHRPTMLTTDLALRFDPVYEQISRRFYENPDEFADAFARAWFKLTHRDMGPKSLYLGPEVPEETLLWQDPLPEREGELIDAADIAALKARLLDSGLTVSQLVTTAWASASTFRGSDKRGGANGARIRLEPQRNWEVNDPDQLAVVLRTLESVQQEWNTGARKVSLADLIVLGGCAAIEKAAKDAGFDIEVPFTPGRVDATEEHTDVESFAALEPTADGFRNYLGKGNRLPAEYLLLDKANLLTLSAPEMTVLVGGLRVLGANHQQSQLGVLTRTPGALTNDFFVNLLDLGTTWKATSEDQTTFEGRDAATGELKWAGSRADLVFGSNSELRALAEVYASDDAKEKFVHDFVAAWVKVMELDRFDLV, from the coding sequence ATGGCTGAGAACCCCGATGCGATCGTCACCGACCCCAAGACGGAGGGCACCGGTGGCTGCCCGGTCGCACACGGGCGTGCGCTGCACCCGACCCAGGGCGGCGGCAACCGCCAGTGGTGGCCGGAGCGGCTCAACCTGAAGATCCTCGCGAAGAACCCGCCCGTGGCGAACCCGCTCGGCGAGGACTTCGACTACGCGGAGGCCTTCCAGAGCCTCGACCTCCCGGCCGTCAAACGGGACATCGCCGAGGTGCTGACCACCTCCCAGGACTGGTGGCCCGCCGACTTCGGCCACTACGGCCCGCTGATCATCCGCATGGCCTGGCACAGCGCCGGCACCTACCGGATCAGCGACGGCCGCGGCGGCGCCGGAGCCGGCCAGCAGCGGTTCGCCCCGCTGAACAGCTGGCCCGACAACGCCAACCTCGACAAGGCCCGCCGCCTGCTGTGGCCGGTCAAGAAGAAGTACGGCCAGAGCCTGTCCTGGGCCGACCTGATGATCCTCGCCGGCAACGTGGCCCTGGAGACCATGGGCTTCAAGACCTTCGGCTTCGCCGGCGGCCGCGAGGACGTCTGGGAGCCGGAGGAGGACGTCTACTGGGGCCCCGAGACCACCTGGCTCGACGACCAGCGCTACAGCGGCGACCGCGAGCTGGAGAACCCGCTCGGCGCCGTCCAGATGGGCCTGATCTACGTCAACCCCGAGGGCCCCAACGGCAACCCGGACCCGCTGGCCGCGGCCCGCGACATCCGTGAGACCTTCCGCCGCATGGCGATGAACGACGAGGAGACCGTCGCCCTCATCGCCGGTGGCCACACCTTCGGCAAGACCCACGGCGCCGGCCCCGCCGACCACGTCGGCAACGACCCCGAGGCCGCCTCCATGGAGGAGCAGGGCCTCGGCTGGAAGAGCACCTACGGCACCGGCAAGGGCGCCGACACCATCACCTCCGGCCTGGAGGTGACCTGGACCAGCACGCCCACCCGGTGGAGCAACGGCTTCTTCAAGAACCTCTTCGAGTTCGAGTACGAGCTGACCGAGTCCCCGGCCGGCGCCAAGCAGTGGGTCGCCAAGGACGCCCCGGAGATCATCCCTGACGCCCACGACCCGGCGAAGAAGCACCGCCCGACCATGCTCACCACCGACCTGGCCCTGCGCTTCGACCCGGTCTACGAGCAGATCTCGCGCCGCTTCTACGAGAACCCGGACGAGTTCGCCGACGCCTTCGCCCGTGCCTGGTTCAAGCTGACCCACCGCGACATGGGCCCGAAGTCGCTCTACCTCGGCCCCGAGGTCCCGGAGGAGACCCTGCTGTGGCAGGACCCGCTGCCGGAGCGCGAGGGCGAGCTCATCGACGCCGCCGACATCGCGGCGCTCAAGGCCAGGCTGCTCGACTCGGGCCTGACCGTCTCCCAGCTGGTCACCACCGCGTGGGCGTCCGCCTCCACCTTCCGCGGCAGCGACAAGCGCGGCGGCGCCAACGGCGCCCGCATCCGCCTGGAGCCGCAGCGCAACTGGGAGGTCAACGACCCCGACCAGCTCGCGGTCGTGCTGCGCACCCTGGAGAGCGTCCAGCAGGAGTGGAACACCGGCGCCCGGAAGGTGTCCCTCGCCGACCTGATCGTCCTCGGCGGCTGCGCCGCGATCGAGAAGGCCGCCAAGGACGCCGGCTTCGACATCGAGGTGCCCTTCACCCCGGGCCGGGTCGACGCCACCGAGGAGCACACCGACGTCGAGTCCTTCGCCGCGCTGGAGCCCACGGCCGACGGCTTCCGCAACTACCTGGGCAAGGGCAACCGCCTCCCGGCCGAGTACCTGCTGCTCGACAAGGCGAACCTGCTCACCCTGAGCGCCCCCGAGATGACCGTCCTCGTCGGTGGGCTGCGCGTGCTCGGCGCCAACCACCAGCAGTCGCAGCTCGGCGTCCTCACCCGGACCCCGGGCGCGCTGACCAACGACTTCTTCGTCAACCTGCTCGACCTGGGTACGACGTGGAAGGCGACCTCGGAGGACCAGACCACCTTCGAGGGCCGCGACGCCGCCACCGGCGAGCTGAAGTGGGCCGGCAGCCGCGCCGACCTGGTCTTCGGCTCGAACTCGGAGCTGCGCGCGCTCGCCGAGGTCTACGCGAGCGACGACGCGAAGGAGAAGTTCGTGCACGACTTCGTCGCCGCGTGGGTCAAGGTCATGGAGCTGGACCGGTTCGACCTGGTCTGA
- a CDS encoding Fur family transcriptional regulator, with amino-acid sequence MTASGTPTTADELRGAGLRVTAARVALLDTVRAGGHLDAEAVAAGVRERVGRISLPAVYDALHALTAAGLVRRIEPPGSPARYEGRVGDNHHHLVCRSCGAVADVDCAVGHAPCLTASDDRGFAIDEAEVIYWGLCPGCSTTSSS; translated from the coding sequence GTGACCGCATCCGGGACCCCGACCACCGCCGACGAGCTGCGTGGCGCAGGCCTGCGGGTGACGGCGGCCCGTGTCGCGCTGCTCGACACCGTGCGGGCCGGCGGCCACCTGGACGCCGAGGCCGTCGCGGCCGGTGTGCGCGAGCGCGTGGGCCGGATCTCCCTTCCGGCCGTGTACGACGCGCTGCACGCGCTCACCGCGGCCGGACTCGTACGCCGTATCGAGCCCCCGGGCTCCCCGGCCCGCTACGAGGGCCGGGTCGGCGACAACCACCACCACCTCGTGTGCCGCTCGTGCGGCGCCGTCGCCGACGTCGACTGCGCCGTCGGCCACGCCCCCTGTCTCACCGCGTCCGACGACCGCGGCTTCGCCATCGACGAGGCCGAGGTCATCTACTGGGGTCTGTGCCCCGGCTGTTCCACCACCAGCAGTTCCTGA
- a CDS encoding discoidin domain-containing protein — translation MAPRWYRTRKHAGRKNVTVVTLLLLALAMALGPAPQSAAGDDWWNPVARPAPDSRIGVTGEPFTGTDAQGRVRGFVDAHNHLFSNEAFGGQLLCGKPFSDAGIADALKDCPEHYPDGSLAIFDFITNGGDGRHDPVGWPTFADWPAHDSLTHQQNYYAWIERAWRGGQRVMVNDLVTNGVICSVYFFKDRSCDEMTSIRLQAKLTYDLQAYVDRMYGGPGKGWFRIVTDSAQARRVIEQGKLAVILGVETSEPFGCKQVLDVPQCDKEDIDKGLDELHSLGVRSMFLCHKFDNALCGVRFDSGALGTAINVGQFLSTGTFWKTEKCTGPQADNPIGLAAAPEAEKRLPAGVSVPSYDADARCNVRGLTPLGEYAVRGMMQRKMMLEIDHMSVKATGRVLDIFEAESYPGVLSSHSWMDLNWTERVYRLGGFVAQYMHGSEHFTAEARRTDALREKYGAGYGYGTDMNGLGGWPAPRGTDTGNPVRYPFRSADGGSLLDRQTTGERTWDLNTDGAAHYGLVPDWIEDIRRVGGQDVVDDLFRGAESYLGTWGATERHRSGTDLARGATATASSTEWWNPFTSFAPGRAVDGEPGTRWASEWSDDQWLTVDLGATHLVGRVTLDWERAYGRAYRVELSTDGDTWRTAWSTTSGDGGLDTARFTPAPARYVRVQGLERGTDWGYSLREVSVHSG, via the coding sequence ATGGCTCCACGCTGGTACCGCACGCGAAAGCACGCCGGGCGGAAGAACGTCACCGTCGTCACGCTGCTCCTCCTCGCCCTGGCCATGGCCCTCGGCCCCGCCCCGCAGTCCGCCGCCGGCGACGACTGGTGGAACCCGGTCGCGCGCCCCGCCCCCGACTCCCGCATCGGCGTCACCGGCGAGCCGTTCACCGGCACCGACGCCCAGGGCCGGGTGCGCGGATTCGTCGACGCCCACAACCACCTGTTCTCCAACGAGGCCTTCGGCGGCCAGCTCCTCTGCGGCAAGCCGTTCTCCGACGCGGGCATCGCCGACGCTCTCAAGGACTGCCCGGAGCACTACCCCGACGGCTCGCTCGCGATCTTCGACTTCATCACCAACGGCGGCGACGGCCGGCACGACCCCGTCGGCTGGCCCACCTTCGCGGACTGGCCCGCCCACGACTCGCTGACCCATCAGCAGAACTACTACGCCTGGATCGAACGGGCCTGGCGCGGCGGCCAGCGCGTCATGGTCAACGACCTCGTCACCAATGGCGTGATCTGCTCGGTCTACTTCTTCAAGGACCGCTCCTGCGACGAGATGACGTCCATCCGGCTCCAGGCGAAACTGACGTACGACCTCCAGGCGTACGTCGACCGCATGTACGGCGGACCCGGAAAGGGCTGGTTCCGGATCGTCACCGACAGCGCCCAGGCCCGCCGGGTCATCGAGCAGGGCAAGCTGGCCGTGATCCTCGGCGTGGAGACCTCCGAGCCGTTCGGCTGCAAGCAGGTCCTCGACGTGCCCCAGTGCGACAAGGAGGACATCGACAAGGGCCTGGACGAGCTGCACTCGCTGGGCGTGCGCAGCATGTTCCTGTGCCACAAGTTCGACAACGCGCTGTGCGGGGTCCGCTTCGACTCCGGCGCCCTCGGCACCGCGATCAACGTCGGACAGTTCCTGTCCACCGGCACCTTCTGGAAGACCGAGAAGTGCACGGGCCCGCAGGCCGACAACCCGATCGGTCTCGCGGCCGCGCCGGAGGCGGAGAAGCGGCTGCCGGCCGGCGTGAGCGTCCCGTCGTACGACGCGGACGCCCGCTGCAACGTGCGCGGGCTCACCCCGCTCGGCGAGTACGCCGTGCGCGGCATGATGCAGCGCAAGATGATGCTCGAGATCGACCACATGAGCGTCAAGGCCACCGGCCGGGTGCTCGACATCTTCGAGGCCGAGTCCTACCCGGGCGTGCTCTCCTCGCACAGCTGGATGGACCTGAACTGGACCGAGCGCGTCTACCGCCTCGGCGGCTTCGTCGCCCAGTACATGCACGGCTCCGAGCACTTCACCGCGGAGGCGCGGCGCACCGACGCGCTGCGCGAGAAGTACGGCGCCGGCTACGGCTACGGCACCGACATGAACGGCCTCGGCGGCTGGCCCGCCCCCCGCGGCACCGACACCGGCAACCCGGTCCGCTACCCCTTCCGCAGCGCCGACGGCGGCTCCCTCCTCGACCGCCAGACCACCGGCGAGCGCACCTGGGACCTCAACACCGACGGCGCCGCCCACTACGGCCTCGTCCCCGACTGGATCGAGGACATCCGGCGGGTCGGCGGCCAGGACGTGGTGGACGACCTGTTCCGCGGCGCCGAGTCCTACCTCGGCACCTGGGGCGCGACCGAGCGGCACCGGTCCGGGACCGACCTCGCCCGCGGCGCCACCGCCACCGCGAGCTCGACCGAGTGGTGGAACCCCTTCACGAGCTTCGCGCCCGGCCGCGCCGTCGACGGCGAGCCCGGCACCCGCTGGGCCAGCGAGTGGAGCGACGACCAGTGGCTGACCGTCGACCTGGGCGCCACCCACCTCGTCGGCCGGGTCACCCTCGACTGGGAACGCGCCTACGGCAGGGCGTACCGCGTCGAGCTGTCCACCGACGGGGACACCTGGCGGACCGCCTGGTCCACCACGTCCGGCGACGGCGGACTGGACACCGCGCGCTTCACCCCGGCACCCGCCCGGTACGTCCGCGTCCAGGGCCTGGAGCGCGGCACGGACTGGGGTTACTCCCTCCGCGAGGTCAGCGTCCACAGCGGCTGA